A segment of the Triticum urartu cultivar G1812 chromosome 1, Tu2.1, whole genome shotgun sequence genome:
ACCAGATATACAAATATAAACATATGCATGTTGTGATGTACCACAATACCCCTACCGCTCACCAACCAACCGTATATTTCACCACCACGAACAGAGCACAATCGCCCCCCTCGCGGCACTATATAAATTCCGGCGTGCCCGCGCACAGAAGCAGGCTCGACTCAACCCAAAAGCACATAGCTAGACTCGCGCAGCGGCTCGAACTCGTGGAAGCAAGCGCAGCTCACAGGCACTACCCAGTTCCGAGGCGAGGCGAGGAGAACCAAGATGGAGTCATTGCTGGCAGCTGCGGCTGCCGGGGTGGAGCCGTTCCCGTCGGTGGACAAATGCGACGCGTCGGGACGCGGCTCGCACGCCGTGGCAGCCGACCTCGACGGGACGCTGCTGCGGTCTCGCAGCCCGTTCCCCTACTACGCGCTGGTGGCGTTCGAGACCGGCGGGTGGCCGCGGCTCCTGCTCCTGCTTCTCCTCGCGCCGTTAGCCACCCTGCTGGGGATCGCCGTATCGGAGGCTGCGGCTGTCCGAGTGCTCGTTTTCGCGGCCACGGCGGGAGCGCGGGTGTCGTCGATCGAGTCCGCGGCGCAGGCCGTGCTGCCGCGGTTCTACGCCGCGGACGTGCACCCGGGCGCGTGGCGGGTGTTCTCGGCGTGTTCCAGGCGCCGCGTCGTGCTCACCTCCACGCCGCGGATCATGGCGGAGCCGTTCCTGAGGGAGTGCCTCGGAGCCGACGCCGTGGCAGGCACCGAGCTCGCCACGTGGCGCGGCCGCGCCACTGGGATGGTGCAGACGCGCCGAGGCGTGCTCGTCGGGCGACGCAAGGCCGAGGCGCTGCATGAGATATTTGGCGAGGATGGCGACGTGCCGGACGTCGGCCTCGGCGACCGCCGGTCCGATTACCCCTTCATGTGCCAATGCAAGGTTAGCCCCTAGCCGGTAATTATATCTCTTAATTACTCCTTCTATATCCATAGTGTAATTCTTCGTAGCATCCCCACTACTAGTATCAGAAATTCAGAATCAACTTTGGATGGTTTAGCAATTAGCATGCAAGGAGTGGACGTAGTACATGTACTGTACAGTACGTTCACTGCCTAAGTGGTTAATTAATGTTTGAGAAAAACTCCACAATGCAAATTCGTTGCCGCGTTTGAAACAGAGTTGCAATTTTAAGGCGCATATGGTACATACATTGGCGTCATGCCTGCGTCTCTGCCATACTAAAGTGCGAAGCGAGTCCATGTTGTACGCATCACGCATGTGTGGTAGGGGTATACGGTGTCAGGTTCAGCTCTATTATATGCATGTGCAATATTAAGTTCTAGACTGTTGGTACAAAATGGCCCACACTGCCGTACTACGTAGAAACTACTTGTTGATTTGCTTGCTGCATAACAAAGTGGATCAAAAGTTTAAAAACTAGTGGCCTTCCAATCACCGTAAAACTACTCATTCTTGATCACACCGTGCCAAATGCGTAGCTCGAGCGTGGATTAAGGTAAGGTGATCATCGATTACAACTGAGCCTAGGTTAGGCTCAAAATTAGTTACTTATCAACTATCCCTATTGTGCACTAACAGATGCACTAAGATTACACGCAAACAGTATGGTTGGTTGGATCACATCTTGGCTCCCATGCCCGCTGTTATGAGCGTGCTGGTGAAGGACCCGACACGGCTTTGCTTGCCCCTACCTACGCGCTACGCAACATTGATTGATTAAAGAAAAGCTCCGGCAGCATCAATTACATTTACACGGCCAGCGTACCTGGTAGGTTGGTAGGTAAGTCCGTAAGTGGTGGTTTTGATTTACTACTCCTGTAGTAGTACTACCAGTAATAACTTTATTGTTCAAAAATAAAAGGTAGAAGAAAATTAAAGATTGTACGTAGATAATAAGTAAGAACAAGATACAGTTAGGACACACACACGGTCAGCGCTTGGTGCACCTAGTTGGATAGAACAAAGTTAAATCTAAAGACTGGTAGATAGTGCATGCCCACAAGTTACAACATCATATCATATTTAACGGCAGCATACGACACGAAATACCTTTCCTACGGGATAGGAAGAAAATATTAGTCACGAGATAGCTAAGTACTACCCACTGCGATTCAAAATAAGTGTCGCACTTTTAAACTGGTTTTAGTTCAAAACTGCGACATTTATTATGAAATCAGAGGTGATACGTGTTTGGTGTTTGGTGTTAAAGCCAAAATAGCTATACGGCCGGACAGACATGAACCATGATGGCGTCCTAGTTGCACGCGATTAATGCATTTTAGTGCGCACTGCACGAGTCTTTAACAGTACAGTGATCTTGAGCGTCTCTTTAATTGTGGAATTGATGAACATGGTGGGGGGCTTTGCTCCCGTGTGTGGCAGGAAGCGTACATCGTACCGTCGGCGCCGGTGGAGGCCGTTAGCATGGACCAGCTGCGGAGGCAGGTCATCTTCCACGACGGCCGCCTGGCGCTCCGCCCGACGCCGCTGGCCGCGCTGCTGACCGTGCTGTGGTGCCCGGCGGGCTTCGTCCTCGCGTGCCTCCGCATCGCCGCGGGGGC
Coding sequences within it:
- the LOC125552272 gene encoding glycerol-3-phosphate acyltransferase RAM2-like, which produces MESLLAAAAAGVEPFPSVDKCDASGRGSHAVAADLDGTLLRSRSPFPYYALVAFETGGWPRLLLLLLLAPLATLLGIAVSEAAAVRVLVFAATAGARVSSIESAAQAVLPRFYAADVHPGAWRVFSACSRRRVVLTSTPRIMAEPFLRECLGADAVAGTELATWRGRATGMVQTRRGVLVGRRKAEALHEIFGEDGDVPDVGLGDRRSDYPFMCQCKEAYIVPSAPVEAVSMDQLRRQVIFHDGRLALRPTPLAALLTVLWCPAGFVLACLRIAAGALLPMPWVYYAFWALGVRVVVKGSPPPRAGSTAGRTGVLFACSHRTLLDPIFLSAALGRPVAAVTYSLSRLSEILSPIRTVRLSRNRVTDAAMITRLLQEGDLAICPEGTTSREPFLLRFSALFAELTDEVVPVAMESRMGMFHGTTARGWKGMDPFYFFMNPSPVYTVTFLSKLPSELTCSSGGRPSHEVANYIQRLIAATLSYQCTSLTRKDKYRALAGNDGIVDVKPMNKAR